In Candidatus Yanofskybacteria bacterium, the following proteins share a genomic window:
- the mraZ gene encoding division/cell wall cluster transcriptional repressor MraZ has product MLIGEYKHTLDPKKRLSIPVRLRKEIGDRAVLTRGLDSCLFLFPMKEWEQLADKLGKLPFGQQDTRGFVRLLLSGASEVEMDQLGRILIPDFLKDYAVLKKNVVVAGLFNRLEVWDEERWTNYKNSLEKNSDRIAEKLGELGVI; this is encoded by the coding sequence ATGCTTATTGGAGAATACAAACACACGCTTGATCCCAAGAAGCGTCTATCTATCCCGGTCAGACTTAGAAAAGAAATCGGTGATCGAGCGGTGCTGACCAGGGGTTTGGATAGCTGTCTTTTTCTTTTTCCAATGAAAGAATGGGAACAGTTGGCGGACAAGTTGGGCAAATTGCCTTTCGGCCAGCAGGACACAAGGGGATTTGTGAGGTTATTGTTGTCGGGTGCTTCCGAAGTTGAAATGGATCAGCTGGGAAGAATATTGATACCTGATTTTTTGAAAGATTACGCAGTGCTTAAAAAAAATGTAGTTGTCGCCGGGCTTTTCAACAGATTAGAAGTTTGGGATGAGGAACGATGGACGAATTATAAAAATAGTCTTGAAAAAAATAGCGACAGAATAGCGGAGAAGTTGGGGGAGCTTGGGGTCATCTGA
- the mltG gene encoding endolytic transglycosylase MltG, protein MIIMVALIIGVVMIILPNSLIHRTLPIEASFVIERGQSLGSVARSLAKQDLILNKYLFVIYAIASGNERNFKAGNYKIPANASIGELVNIFAEGRSEPEGMVVTIPEGTNIADADRILTKANIIKAGEFLGAALQHEGYLFPDTYRFNEAGGNNTANNGVEEIVKKMRENFELKTVDVFKGISQPRIKEIVITASILEREVKTEQDMKIVAGIIEKRFSLDLPLEIDATVAYGVCYPEFLFGRICDVSLANIVDNIPKNSVYNTYKRKGLPIGPITNPGLTAINAALNPQPSDYLFYLSARDGTTIFSKTAEEHARARAKYLKL, encoded by the coding sequence ATGATTATCATGGTTGCCCTAATTATCGGGGTAGTTATGATAATTTTGCCAAACTCTTTAATTCACAGAACGCTTCCCATAGAAGCAAGTTTTGTTATTGAGAGGGGCCAATCTTTGGGTTCAGTTGCACGTTCATTGGCAAAACAAGATTTGATATTAAATAAGTATCTTTTTGTGATTTATGCCATAGCTTCCGGCAACGAGAGAAATTTTAAAGCCGGAAATTATAAAATACCCGCCAATGCCAGTATCGGAGAACTGGTAAATATTTTTGCGGAAGGCAGATCAGAGCCGGAGGGTATGGTTGTTACCATTCCGGAGGGGACGAATATCGCAGATGCGGACAGGATATTAACAAAAGCTAATATAATAAAGGCGGGAGAATTTTTGGGGGCGGCATTACAACACGAGGGATATCTCTTCCCGGACACATATAGATTTAATGAAGCCGGTGGCAATAATACGGCAAATAATGGTGTTGAAGAAATTGTTAAAAAGATGCGGGAAAATTTTGAGCTGAAAACCGTAGATGTATTTAAAGGAATTAGCCAGCCAAGAATTAAAGAGATTGTTATTACAGCTTCAATTTTAGAGAGGGAGGTAAAGACAGAGCAGGATATGAAAATAGTAGCGGGCATTATTGAAAAAAGGTTTAGTTTGGATTTGCCGCTGGAAATTGATGCCACGGTTGCTTATGGAGTTTGTTACCCGGAATTTTTATTCGGGCGTATCTGCGATGTTTCACTGGCAAATATTGTGGATAACATACCAAAGAATTCGGTCTATAATACATATAAAAGGAAGGGATTGCCAATCGGTCCGATAACGAATCCTGGATTGACGGCGATAAACGCCGCCTTGAATCCGCAGCCAAGCGATTATCTGTTTTATCTTAGTGCAAGGGACGGAACCACAATTTTTTCTAAGACCGCAGAAGAACACGCGAGAGCGAGGGCTAAGTATCTGAAATTATAA
- the rplU gene encoding 50S ribosomal protein L21, producing MFAIIKTGGKQYKVTEGGKFLIEKINPNVGDEFDFEEVLMIGNGSADSVKIGTPLVEGAKVHARVLDHGRAKKKIVFKYHNKTRYKKKKGHRQPFTKVEILQIIS from the coding sequence ATGTTTGCAATTATAAAAACAGGCGGAAAACAATACAAAGTTACCGAAGGCGGTAAGTTTTTAATTGAAAAAATAAACCCCAATGTGGGAGACGAGTTTGATTTTGAGGAAGTATTAATGATCGGCAACGGCAGTGCCGATAGCGTCAAAATAGGCACGCCATTGGTGGAAGGCGCGAAGGTTCATGCTCGCGTGCTTGACCATGGCAGGGCCAAAAAGAAAATCGTTTTCAAGTACCACAACAAAACACGTTATAAAAAGAAAAAAGGCCATCGTCAGCCGTTCACCAAGGTAGAAATTCTACAAATAATTTCTTAA
- the rsmH gene encoding 16S rRNA (cytosine(1402)-N(4))-methyltransferase RsmH: MHAPVLLNEVIEYFDPKPGQKFVDATIDGGGHALAILERIMPNGKLLGIDPDNELVNKLKLKIQNSEFKNNAILVNDSYVNLKKIVGENDFMEVDGVLFDLGVSSWHLEEAGRGFSFQKNEPLDMRFGLGQELTAEKIVNRYSYDELAEIFKDYGEERFAKSIAAGITKARKDKPIKNTFELVEVIKNAVPFWYRRGRIHYATRTFQALRIAVNNELDNLKSGLECGVNVLKAGGKIVVISFHSLEDRIVKNFFRERAKDGDLAIITKKPIVAGLAETSENPRARSAKLRVAEKERLG, encoded by the coding sequence ATGCATGCACCGGTTCTTCTAAACGAAGTTATAGAATATTTTGATCCCAAACCTGGGCAAAAATTCGTGGATGCGACTATTGACGGTGGTGGACACGCGCTGGCGATTTTAGAAAGAATTATGCCCAATGGTAAATTATTGGGTATAGATCCGGATAACGAACTGGTAAACAAGTTAAAATTAAAAATTCAAAATTCCGAATTCAAAAATAATGCGATTTTAGTAAATGACAGTTATGTAAATTTAAAAAAAATTGTCGGGGAGAATGATTTTATGGAAGTTGACGGGGTTTTATTTGATTTAGGCGTGTCCAGTTGGCACCTGGAAGAAGCGGGCAGGGGATTCAGTTTTCAAAAGAACGAACCCCTTGATATGAGATTCGGATTAGGCCAAGAATTAACCGCGGAAAAGATTGTAAACCGTTATTCTTACGATGAATTAGCCGAGATATTCAAAGATTACGGAGAGGAAAGGTTTGCTAAATCAATAGCCGCGGGAATAACAAAAGCCAGAAAAGACAAACCAATAAAAAATACATTTGAATTGGTAGAAGTGATTAAAAACGCGGTGCCATTCTGGTATAGGCGTGGAAGAATACATTACGCGACGAGGACTTTTCAGGCTTTGAGAATAGCGGTAAACAACGAACTTGATAATTTGAAATCAGGTCTTGAGTGTGGTGTAAATGTTTTAAAAGCTGGAGGCAAGATAGTGGTTATATCTTTTCATTCGTTGGAAGACAGGATAGTCAAAAATTTTTTCAGAGAAAGGGCTAAAGACGGTGATTTGGCCATAATCACAAAGAAACCAATTGTTGCCGGACTTGCGGAAACAAGTGAAAATCCGCGAGCCAGGAGTGCCAAGTTAAGAGTTGCCGAGAAGGAACGTCTCGGTTAA
- a CDS encoding proline dehydrogenase family protein, which yields MKINIFTKAMLFLPRKIFIAGKTRQEALNVAVRLNVEGFLTTIDVLGEHSKNEDNVGKSLSEYKQLVDDIKKYGIQSTISIKLTHLGMELGFGYCFNVVKDLVSYASRNCVGVEFDMEEFKYNHDTIEIFQNLSKPEDKNRICLQANIKNSFENLDLLHGHGHSVRLVKGAYEEASDVSFYNQEDITENFKLLINLAFLGTIRNKLRSIMEPVHAIASRDKEIIDYARKCFESNHRILDKNCIEFQLLHGYLALGRQLLSEGFPVRIYLPYGEDSVALPYILRRLKIPHAWRLLFDWLLQL from the coding sequence TTGAAAATTAACATATTCACAAAAGCAATGCTATTTTTACCGCGCAAAATTTTTATTGCCGGTAAAACTAGACAAGAAGCTCTAAATGTCGCGGTCAGGCTAAATGTAGAGGGATTTTTGACTACGATAGATGTGCTTGGCGAACATTCAAAAAACGAAGACAATGTTGGAAAGTCATTGTCGGAATATAAACAACTCGTGGACGATATTAAAAAGTATGGCATTCAGTCCACAATTTCAATCAAGCTTACCCATCTCGGTATGGAGCTCGGCTTTGGCTACTGCTTCAACGTTGTCAAAGATTTAGTCAGTTATGCTAGCCGAAACTGCGTAGGTGTTGAATTTGATATGGAGGAATTTAAATACAATCATGATACGATTGAAATTTTTCAGAATTTATCCAAACCAGAAGATAAAAACCGCATCTGTCTTCAAGCAAATATAAAAAATTCTTTTGAGAATTTGGATCTCCTACATGGCCATGGTCACTCGGTTAGATTGGTAAAGGGCGCTTATGAAGAGGCATCGGATGTGTCATTTTACAACCAGGAAGACATAACGGAAAATTTTAAGTTATTAATAAATCTGGCTTTTTTAGGCACAATACGAAATAAACTGCGAAGCATAATGGAACCCGTGCATGCCATTGCAAGCAGAGATAAGGAAATAATTGACTACGCTAGGAAATGTTTTGAGTCCAATCACCGAATCCTGGATAAGAATTGCATAGAGTTCCAATTGCTTCACGGCTATTTGGCGCTGGGCCGCCAGTTGCTAAGCGAGGGCTTCCCCGTAAGAATTTATTTGCCTTACGGCGAAGACAGCGTAGCTTTACCCTACATTCTCCGCCGTCTCAAAATCCCGCACGCCTGGAGACTACTATTTGACTGGCTACTCCAGCTCTAG
- a CDS encoding tetratricopeptide repeat protein, protein MKVDSYEEDFGNFSEISQSDSTVVEEGENRDGSSDAVQYQEEPILANVTPLFRTTIRRLVYSAVFILPLWFLPWTADILEFNKQTLLIAVAGIGLVLYLVDIIRGGIVSYKPTLFYFPVAGIMAASAISVIFSVNKFTSLFGVGESRSAAFVTVASLAVLFFLAVNVIEDRGNKLKKIVTASLALAFIFGVLQVFGIFLFKGTVFASRAFNSVGSLNSLGILAALSLVFFIPSGIAKKHDDENLAEPNLISMLAGGLRYIGIVSALLLVILINWWPVWVITFISLLTLVYFDSVGDARLVKNRKMKLFAMPMVVIVLGVFLMLINFNWTSLKSKLPVEVAPSHKTSWKIDLNSLRTKPSGYGAENFAIAYDKFKPTSIANSVFYRFRFSDSASELYNSAAEGGFLAILSFIALLWFYWKEMTARIKDSFNSGAETSAIWAASFGLLVAYFLYPFNVVTMAFLFLLLALIVLTSDSSQERTISLESDAKLSFAGSLAFIMGLVLVLVAGYFTTKNYAANISLARALENSNLSKSIEYFVKSANGNPNDTRAYRLLSQAVVAQLAEDLKKGPQKGESRETYDSKIQNQIASAVSIALRATDTNSADSQNWINRGLIYENIMTLVSGANQAAVNMYNESLTRNPADPNTYLRIGNVYLSASDNLQRALNNSQNRGGVDFAAVRKQISDDLVRAEENYKKAISFYNNFGQALFNLAVVYDRQDKLPDAIKQFEKLRAANPKDPSVAFQLGLLYYRNNQKNNAFTVWQQAVILFPNYSNARWYLSLVFEERGDLDNALKQVEEIEKFNPDNELIRQRLTQLRSGKRTIPPDRVLDKKPLDQ, encoded by the coding sequence ATGAAGGTTGATTCATACGAAGAGGATTTTGGAAATTTTTCAGAAATAAGTCAGTCAGATTCCACGGTGGTGGAAGAAGGTGAAAACCGAGATGGCAGTTCTGATGCCGTTCAGTACCAAGAAGAGCCAATTTTGGCCAACGTTACTCCTTTGTTTCGAACGACAATACGCCGGTTAGTTTATTCCGCAGTCTTTATATTGCCGCTTTGGTTTTTACCGTGGACGGCGGATATTTTGGAATTCAATAAGCAAACTTTGTTAATTGCGGTAGCCGGTATCGGGCTAGTCTTGTATCTGGTTGATATTATCAGGGGCGGTATTGTTAGTTATAAACCGACTTTGTTTTATTTTCCTGTTGCCGGCATCATGGCAGCTAGTGCCATATCGGTTATTTTTTCAGTTAACAAGTTTACCAGTTTATTTGGTGTTGGAGAGAGTCGAAGCGCCGCTTTTGTAACCGTTGCTTCATTGGCTGTCTTGTTTTTCTTGGCAGTAAACGTCATTGAAGACAGAGGAAATAAATTGAAGAAAATTGTCACTGCATCATTGGCGCTGGCATTTATTTTTGGAGTATTGCAAGTTTTTGGCATTTTTCTTTTTAAGGGAACGGTTTTTGCTTCCAGAGCTTTTAACAGTGTCGGCTCTTTGAACTCTCTAGGCATATTGGCCGCCTTATCCCTAGTATTTTTTATTCCTTCTGGTATTGCAAAAAAACATGACGACGAAAACTTGGCCGAACCGAATTTGATTTCAATGCTTGCCGGCGGCTTGCGTTATATAGGCATAGTGTCCGCTCTTTTGCTGGTCATACTTATCAATTGGTGGCCGGTTTGGGTTATTACTTTTATATCCTTGTTGACATTGGTGTACTTTGATTCTGTCGGTGATGCCAGGTTGGTCAAAAATAGGAAGATGAAATTGTTTGCAATGCCGATGGTCGTGATCGTTTTGGGCGTTTTCTTAATGTTGATTAATTTTAACTGGACGTCATTAAAATCAAAATTACCGGTAGAGGTTGCGCCATCGCACAAAACTTCTTGGAAGATAGATTTAAATTCTTTGAGAACCAAGCCTTCGGGCTATGGAGCTGAAAATTTTGCGATTGCTTATGATAAGTTTAAGCCGACTAGCATAGCTAACTCTGTTTTTTACCGATTCAGGTTTAGTGATTCGGCATCAGAGTTGTACAATTCTGCGGCAGAAGGAGGTTTTTTGGCCATATTAAGTTTTATTGCGCTTCTTTGGTTCTACTGGAAGGAGATGACAGCACGAATTAAGGACAGTTTTAATAGCGGTGCGGAGACAAGCGCTATTTGGGCCGCAAGTTTTGGCTTATTGGTAGCTTACTTTTTATACCCATTCAATGTTGTAACCATGGCATTTTTATTCTTGTTGCTTGCCTTGATAGTTCTGACTTCGGATTCCAGCCAAGAACGCACAATTAGTCTTGAAAGTGATGCGAAACTATCTTTTGCCGGTTCACTGGCCTTTATAATGGGATTAGTATTGGTTTTGGTCGCGGGTTACTTTACAACCAAAAATTACGCGGCCAATATTTCTTTGGCTAGAGCTTTGGAAAATAGCAATTTGAGCAAATCCATAGAATATTTTGTAAAAAGTGCCAACGGTAACCCGAATGATACCAGGGCTTACAGATTACTATCCCAAGCGGTTGTGGCCCAATTGGCGGAAGATTTGAAAAAAGGTCCGCAAAAGGGCGAAAGCCGTGAAACTTATGACAGCAAAATACAAAACCAGATTGCTTCGGCAGTCAGCATTGCATTAAGGGCAACCGATACCAATTCGGCTGATTCTCAAAATTGGATAAATCGCGGTTTGATTTATGAAAACATCATGACCTTAGTTAGCGGAGCCAATCAGGCGGCGGTTAATATGTATAACGAGTCTCTGACGCGCAATCCGGCCGATCCGAATACTTATTTAAGAATAGGTAATGTCTACTTGTCCGCATCTGATAATCTGCAAAGGGCGTTAAATAATTCTCAAAATCGGGGAGGTGTTGATTTTGCCGCCGTTCGCAAACAAATAAGCGATGACTTGGTAAGGGCGGAGGAAAATTATAAAAAAGCAATTTCTTTTTATAACAACTTTGGCCAAGCCCTCTTTAACTTAGCGGTGGTTTATGATCGGCAAGATAAGTTGCCGGATGCTATCAAGCAGTTTGAGAAATTACGAGCGGCCAATCCAAAGGATCCAAGCGTGGCGTTCCAATTGGGACTCCTTTATTATCGCAACAACCAGAAGAATAACGCTTTTACGGTGTGGCAACAGGCGGTGATACTTTTCCCGAACTATTCCAACGCCAGATGGTATTTGTCATTAGTCTTTGAAGAACGTGGTGATCTGGATAATGCGCTAAAGCAGGTTGAGGAAATAGAAAAATTCAACCCCGATAACGAATTAATTAGACAAAGATTGACCCAGTTGCGTTCCGGCAAAAGAACGATACCCCCGGACAGGGTTTTAGATAAAAAACCCTTAGATCAATAA
- a CDS encoding 50S ribosomal protein L10 translates to MKSKTQKKEELAKLKDKLAKAKIVVFSSFARDGEKGLNVAEMRRLKNELRVINSEYLVEKKTLLDRALKDVKSEIDVFQYQGSLGAAIGYGDGQTVAKTIYSFARKSPALKYFGAIWNDKFLDLAQFIEFAKLPSKEVMIARLLGMMKYPLQALAITLKQIADKK, encoded by the coding sequence ATGAAATCAAAAACACAAAAAAAAGAAGAACTGGCAAAGCTAAAAGACAAATTGGCAAAAGCTAAGATTGTAGTATTTTCTTCTTTTGCCAGAGATGGTGAAAAGGGTTTGAATGTCGCGGAAATGAGGAGATTAAAAAATGAACTCCGGGTAATTAACTCGGAATATTTGGTTGAGAAAAAAACACTGCTTGACAGGGCGTTAAAAGATGTCAAAAGTGAAATTGATGTTTTTCAGTACCAGGGTTCGTTGGGTGCCGCTATCGGATATGGAGACGGACAAACGGTCGCCAAGACAATTTATAGTTTTGCGAGGAAAAGCCCGGCATTGAAGTATTTCGGTGCCATATGGAACGACAAGTTCTTGGATCTCGCGCAATTTATTGAATTTGCCAAGCTGCCGTCAAAAGAGGTTATGATTGCAAGATTGCTGGGCATGATGAAGTACCCCTTGCAAGCCTTAGCGATAACATTAAAACAAATAGCAGATAAAAAATAA
- a CDS encoding tail fiber domain-containing protein: MASTSSNYTWDFLDTQVSFAGGRIMPNGNVGIGTTAPGTKLEMVNSENTSTDYDIKFIKIGASINSTNVVWSALGMYDDNGSIYGADIGFSTPVGGGYSLTFGTNNDIVGNPITRMTINNFGNIGMGTTTPAMKLHVASTSDEAVLRLQDSDGTCDYNPESTDTGFSCSSDARLKTNIREASPALPYLLGLPIKDYVVISSQEEKTGVVAQDLLEKYSELVSLGDDGFYKVTPVTSWKVVKGIQELDAKIASLSAQLNNNGVIVDSGSSGGSVTINNRLSVDDILGVYASGSAVALEHSSEFDSLKLKAVKNLIFDAPVSIFQSIWAKGDFITDGIKKTYYTVANILPNVDIATMAANWVSRDVIISNDADLDTLSLFSGNGAQAAEQSKADLAENGNYIATYGVDSTRGEVQLSGSSDLVGGEAKIYFDYSFTALISDVASIKVIVTPTTNTIRGQLYVANKTPYGFTIRELNGLSDGKFDWLVIARRKGYEGADGQNTNSQTQTTNEPTPFPIPIPEPSLSENPTPSTEPSINLESSVSPIPTPEILLTPEPILSESPSHTPLEPTPEPPANSGVTGQVPTLSSGPTPESSVETILSPTPTPTDALTP; this comes from the coding sequence CATCGCCTCAACTTCAAGCAACTATACTTGGGATTTCTTGGACACGCAGGTTAGTTTTGCCGGAGGCAGGATAATGCCGAATGGCAATGTGGGGATAGGGACGACGGCGCCGGGAACCAAGTTAGAGATGGTTAACTCTGAAAACACATCAACTGACTATGATATAAAATTTATCAAAATCGGGGCAAGTATTAACAGTACAAATGTAGTTTGGAGTGCATTGGGAATGTATGATGATAACGGGTCAATATACGGGGCCGATATAGGGTTTTCGACTCCTGTTGGCGGCGGTTACTCGCTGACCTTTGGTACGAATAATGATATAGTCGGAAATCCCATAACACGCATGACCATTAATAATTTTGGCAATATTGGAATGGGAACAACAACACCGGCAATGAAGTTGCATGTGGCGTCCACGTCGGACGAGGCCGTCCTGCGTTTGCAAGATAGCGACGGAACTTGCGATTATAACCCGGAATCTACCGATACCGGTTTTTCTTGTTCATCTGATGCCAGGCTCAAAACTAATATAAGGGAAGCATCTCCAGCTCTTCCGTATTTGTTGGGCCTTCCAATAAAAGATTATGTGGTCATATCTTCGCAGGAAGAAAAAACCGGTGTAGTCGCGCAGGATTTACTGGAAAAGTATTCAGAACTGGTTTCACTTGGCGACGATGGTTTTTACAAAGTTACGCCGGTAACTTCATGGAAAGTAGTTAAGGGCATACAGGAACTTGATGCTAAAATAGCCAGTTTGTCGGCGCAATTAAACAACAACGGAGTTATTGTCGATTCTGGCAGTTCCGGCGGCAGTGTTACAATTAATAACCGGTTATCTGTTGATGATATACTGGGAGTTTACGCATCGGGGAGCGCGGTGGCGCTAGAACATTCAAGCGAGTTTGACAGTCTAAAGTTAAAAGCGGTAAAAAATTTAATTTTTGATGCGCCGGTTTCGATATTCCAGAGTATTTGGGCTAAAGGAGATTTTATAACCGATGGCATTAAAAAAACTTATTATACCGTGGCAAATATCTTACCGAACGTGGATATTGCGACAATGGCTGCCAACTGGGTTTCAAGGGATGTAATCATTTCAAATGACGCCGATTTGGATACGCTGTCGCTGTTCAGCGGTAATGGGGCGCAGGCGGCGGAGCAATCAAAGGCAGACTTGGCCGAAAACGGCAACTATATAGCAACTTATGGTGTAGATTCCACGAGGGGAGAAGTGCAACTAAGTGGGTCATCTGATTTGGTGGGTGGTGAGGCAAAAATTTACTTTGATTACTCATTCACGGCCTTGATATCTGATGTAGCGTCAATTAAGGTCATAGTTACGCCTACGACGAATACAATCCGCGGACAACTATATGTTGCAAACAAAACACCCTATGGGTTTACTATCCGCGAGCTCAACGGACTAAGCGATGGTAAATTTGACTGGTTGGTGATTGCAAGAAGAAAAGGATATGAAGGCGCAGATGGGCAAAACACAAACAGTCAAACTCAAACAACAAATGAGCCAACTCCGTTTCCGATACCAATTCCAGAGCCGAGCCTATCAGAAAATCCAACGCCATCTACGGAGCCCTCAATTAACCTCGAGTCTAGCGTGTCTCCGATTCCAACACCAGAGATATTATTGACCCCAGAACCGATCTTGTCTGAATCGCCAAGTCATACCCCATTAGAGCCGACCCCGGAACCACCCGCCAATAGCGGAGTTACGGGACAGGTACCAACACTTTCTTCTGGTCCTACACCAGAATCAAGTGTGGAAACGATACTAAGTCCAACCCCAACCCCGACTGACGCGTTGACACCATAA
- the rplL gene encoding 50S ribosomal protein L7/L12: MNKEDFIKDIESMSVVELNELVKSLEEKFGVSAAAMAAPAAGAAAEEGVGAAEEKDSFSVILKDGGQQKIQVIKVVREVTGKGLKEAKDLVDGVPQTVKEGAKKEEAEELKKKLEDAGATVELK; the protein is encoded by the coding sequence ATGAACAAAGAGGATTTCATAAAGGATATTGAATCTATGTCTGTGGTCGAATTGAACGAATTAGTTAAGTCTCTTGAAGAGAAATTCGGTGTATCCGCCGCGGCTATGGCTGCGCCGGCAGCCGGAGCGGCAGCTGAAGAGGGAGTGGGAGCAGCCGAAGAAAAGGATAGCTTTTCGGTAATTTTGAAAGACGGGGGACAACAGAAGATACAAGTTATCAAGGTTGTTCGCGAAGTAACCGGCAAGGGTCTTAAAGAAGCCAAGGATTTGGTTGATGGCGTGCCGCAAACCGTCAAAGAAGGAGCCAAAAAAGAAGAGGCCGAGGAACTCAAAAAGAAGTTAGAAGATGCAGGCGCGACAGTGGAACTAAAATAA
- a CDS encoding penicillin-binding protein 2: MIARNIRSGTRANVLLIAIFFLTGLIIYRLFNLTLAQHSEFVKSAKSQYSNPSALLAGRGNIYFSDIASNGTKIVATNRSSFFAYSNNSAISFAKELAEKIAPILNQNKDVLEALLSQKDKTYLVLARNLTKKQAEAINGLKVKGLAATSEITRYYDEVFSAAHVLGFVGFDGNQRVGRSGVEFSYDKILGGETKTLEILGNKTYSDIFKFLKFWRKDDAKKENAEAEGNEAKQDLNIVGSDIVLTIDQNIQSVVALALNSVLKKWSAPRGSIIVEDPNTGAILAMASSPSFDPNNYSEYQLNDFLNPNTQEVFEPGSSFKPVTMAAALDSGVITPNTTYDDTGAVKIGGYTIRNFNEKANGIQTMRQVLEHSLNTGAIFAQEKTGDDQFLNYVVSFGFGQKTGIDLNAEISGNISNLYSGRKINFLTASFGQGIAVTPLQLANAYSAIANGGKLMRPYLVKEIMRPDGTTVKTEPKILGAPITEKTSVQLKSMLVDVVDKGFDKARIKGYDVAGKTGTAQIPDPSGGGYLDNDQFVHDFVGFAPAYSPRFVILIKMERPKGIKFAADSLSPVFGDIARYLIRYFNIPPTR, encoded by the coding sequence ATGATAGCTAGGAATATAAGAAGCGGAACACGGGCAAACGTATTATTAATTGCCATATTTTTTTTAACAGGCCTAATCATTTATAGGCTTTTTAATTTAACTCTTGCCCAACATTCTGAATTTGTAAAATCAGCAAAAAGTCAGTACAGCAACCCATCGGCATTATTGGCCGGTCGGGGCAATATTTATTTTTCTGATATTGCTTCCAATGGTACTAAAATCGTTGCGACCAACAGATCTTCCTTTTTTGCGTATTCCAACAATTCCGCTATTTCTTTTGCCAAAGAGTTGGCGGAAAAAATAGCACCGATTTTAAACCAGAATAAAGATGTCCTGGAAGCATTACTTTCACAAAAAGATAAAACTTACTTAGTTCTTGCCAGGAATCTGACAAAAAAACAAGCCGAAGCGATCAATGGTTTGAAAGTAAAAGGTTTGGCCGCCACTTCAGAAATAACTCGCTACTATGATGAAGTGTTTTCAGCGGCGCATGTTCTGGGTTTTGTCGGTTTTGATGGTAATCAGCGTGTTGGCCGCTCTGGTGTGGAATTTTCTTACGATAAAATATTGGGCGGCGAAACAAAAACGCTGGAAATTCTGGGTAACAAAACCTACTCGGATATTTTCAAATTTTTAAAATTTTGGAGAAAAGATGATGCCAAAAAAGAAAATGCTGAAGCAGAAGGCAACGAAGCAAAGCAAGATCTTAACATAGTTGGCAGCGATATTGTTTTAACAATTGACCAAAATATACAGTCTGTAGTTGCATTAGCGTTAAACTCTGTTTTAAAAAAATGGAGCGCGCCGAGAGGTTCCATTATTGTGGAGGACCCGAATACTGGCGCAATACTAGCAATGGCTTCTTCACCCAGTTTTGACCCCAATAACTATTCGGAATATCAATTAAACGATTTTTTAAACCCCAATACTCAAGAAGTTTTTGAACCCGGCTCATCGTTTAAACCGGTTACAATGGCGGCCGCGTTGGATAGTGGCGTAATTACGCCAAATACAACTTATGATGACACCGGTGCGGTAAAAATTGGCGGATATACAATTCGTAATTTCAATGAAAAAGCCAATGGGATTCAAACCATGCGGCAAGTATTGGAACATTCGCTAAACACGGGGGCAATTTTTGCGCAAGAAAAAACTGGAGATGATCAGTTTTTAAATTATGTGGTTAGTTTTGGTTTCGGTCAAAAAACCGGAATAGATTTAAATGCCGAAATTTCAGGCAATATCTCCAATCTTTACAGTGGCCGTAAAATAAATTTTTTGACTGCTTCATTCGGCCAAGGCATTGCGGTTACACCGCTTCAATTGGCAAATGCCTATTCAGCCATTGCAAACGGGGGGAAACTTATGCGGCCATATTTGGTAAAAGAAATAATGAGACCCGATGGAACTACAGTTAAGACGGAACCCAAAATTTTGGGCGCACCCATAACAGAAAAAACTTCTGTTCAACTTAAATCCATGCTGGTTGATGTGGTAGACAAAGGGTTTGATAAGGCCAGGATTAAGGGATATGATGTAGCCGGTAAAACAGGCACGGCGCAAATCCCGGATCCTAGTGGGGGTGGCTATTTGGACAACGATCAGTTTGTACACGATTTTGTCGGTTTTGCTCCGGCTTATTCTCCAAGATTTGTAATTTTAATCAAAATGGAACGGCCAAAAGGAATTAAATTTGCCGCCGATAGTTTATCGCCGGTATTTGGGGATATAGCAAGATACCTTATTAGATACTTCAATATACCCCCAACAAGATGA